Proteins from a genomic interval of Vreelandella profundi:
- the nrdF gene encoding class 1b ribonucleoside-diphosphate reductase subunit beta yields MNTMQRLSRVDAINWNRLQDDKDLEVWNRLTSNFWLPEKVPLSNDIQSWNTLTQQEKQLTIRVFTGLTLLDTIQSSIGAPVLMEDARTPHEEAVYTNIAFMESVHARSYSSIFSTLCATRDVDDAFRWSEENPTLQAKSQLILERYRSDDPLMRKVASVFLESFLFYSGFYLPMYWSSHAKLTNTADLIRLIIRDEAVHGYYIGYKFQQALAEATPARQQEVKDYAYELLLELYDNEVRYTESLYDEVGLSEDVKKFLHYNANKALMNLGFEPLFPSSVTDVDPTIMAALSPNADENHDFFSGSGSSYVIGKAVATEDDDWAF; encoded by the coding sequence AACTGGAACCGGCTTCAGGATGATAAAGACCTGGAAGTATGGAACCGCTTAACCAGCAATTTCTGGCTGCCTGAAAAGGTGCCGCTTTCTAACGATATCCAGTCGTGGAATACGCTGACTCAGCAAGAGAAGCAGCTGACAATCCGAGTGTTTACCGGTCTTACGCTGCTGGATACCATTCAAAGCAGCATTGGTGCGCCGGTGCTGATGGAAGACGCGCGGACGCCTCACGAAGAGGCGGTTTATACCAATATCGCCTTTATGGAGTCGGTGCATGCGCGCTCCTACAGCTCTATTTTCTCTACGCTTTGCGCCACGCGCGATGTTGATGATGCGTTCCGCTGGAGTGAAGAGAATCCCACGCTGCAGGCGAAATCTCAGCTGATCCTAGAGCGCTACCGCTCCGATGATCCGCTGATGCGTAAAGTGGCCAGCGTTTTCCTTGAGTCGTTTTTGTTCTACTCCGGCTTTTACCTGCCGATGTACTGGTCAAGCCATGCCAAGCTGACCAATACCGCTGACCTGATTCGTTTGATCATTCGTGATGAAGCGGTTCACGGCTACTACATTGGCTACAAGTTCCAGCAGGCATTGGCTGAAGCGACGCCGGCACGACAGCAAGAGGTGAAAGATTACGCCTATGAGCTGTTGCTGGAACTGTACGATAACGAAGTGCGCTACACCGAGTCGCTGTATGACGAGGTAGGCTTGAGTGAAGACGTTAAAAAATTCCTTCATTACAACGCCAACAAAGCGCTAATGAACCTAGGGTTTGAGCCGCTGTTTCCCAGCAGCGTCACCGATGTTGACCCTACTATCATGGCCGCGCTGTCACCCAATGCCGATGAGAATCATGACTTCTTCTCAGGCTCAGGCTCTTCCTACGTGATCGGTAAAGCCGTCGCCACTGAAGACGACGACTGGGCGTTTTAA
- a CDS encoding DUF3450 domain-containing protein, with product MLNRPFFALRGCWLAGVLASSALMASDQAVAQAAQSVQAQQTQAALQEQIDAADEQTRSQLEELRRLERESRQLTTDNASLAGRLASEDERQQRLATALDTLEETRAALPVIEQNMSDQLSQWIESDLPFLRDERLARVERQQDEQGDNTIERIGGLLEAWRVELNYGREIDSWRGRLQQDGREREVDFLRIGRIGFYYLTPDGREGGVWNAEDAAWQALDDSYLREVRNGLRMAEDQRAPDLLTLPLSISASEPRGEQP from the coding sequence GTGCTGAACAGGCCTTTCTTTGCTTTGCGTGGATGTTGGCTAGCGGGAGTGCTGGCCAGCAGCGCGCTAATGGCAAGTGATCAAGCAGTGGCTCAAGCGGCCCAAAGTGTACAAGCCCAGCAAACCCAGGCAGCTCTCCAGGAACAGATAGATGCCGCTGATGAGCAAACTCGCTCTCAGTTAGAAGAGCTGCGTCGTTTAGAGCGTGAAAGCCGCCAGCTAACGACTGATAACGCCTCCTTAGCCGGGCGTTTGGCCTCAGAGGACGAGCGTCAGCAGCGCCTTGCTACCGCGTTAGATACTCTTGAAGAAACCCGTGCAGCGCTTCCCGTGATTGAGCAAAATATGTCCGATCAGCTCAGCCAATGGATCGAAAGTGATCTGCCATTTTTACGCGATGAGCGCCTAGCGCGCGTCGAGCGCCAGCAAGATGAGCAGGGCGATAATACCATTGAGCGTATTGGCGGGCTGCTTGAAGCGTGGCGCGTTGAGCTTAACTACGGGCGCGAAATCGATAGCTGGCGCGGCCGTTTGCAACAAGATGGGCGTGAGCGGGAAGTGGACTTCTTGCGTATTGGGCGTATCGGCTTTTACTACCTGACACCGGATGGGCGTGAAGGTGGCGTTTGGAATGCAGAAGACGCCGCATGGCAGGCCCTGGATGATTCCTACCTGCGCGAAGTGCGCAACGGGCTGCGCATGGCGGAAGACCAGCGCGCCCCGGATCTATTAACCTTGCCGCTCTCGATCAGTGCCAGTGAACCGCGGGGAGAGCAGCCATGA
- a CDS encoding MotA/TolQ/ExbB proton channel family protein: MSRFCLTNDRLSTHRLALHRLSLHRLSLRRVGYVCALVGLVAVSGLSMAQTDSTTSLREAREAAETRDQQRLMGFIDDQQALASALEQARAENEDAQQQYEALQAQQAEQAQQAGELTERQSEQGEAMSGLLASLAQHSADIRNELGGDSLLALSEEALPPRLDNVEVLERHQLEDVVDRLAALTASTGRAERLELAVADANGDIAPQTVVRLGDFAIFSENELLQRSEGDGGLAVLPRTPRQIGALLPAYFQDESRVFAVDPTQGSVLEALAQQPSLWERFQQGGYVGYVVVALGIIGLVVGLGQYAYLVLVSMRVHRQRQSLGQLQTNNPLGRVLLRFEGMDKHQTSEALEARLDEAVLAELPKLERSQPMVKLLAAIAPLLGLLGTVTGMIVTFQAITVFGTGDPQLMAGGISQALVTTVLGLITAVPLLFVQTALAGRSRYLTHVIEGQASATLADHLETHAPAHTVT; this comes from the coding sequence ATGAGCCGTTTTTGCTTAACCAATGATCGTCTATCTACTCATCGTTTAGCTCTTCATCGGCTATCTCTTCACCGACTATCCCTTCGCCGAGTTGGCTATGTTTGCGCTCTAGTGGGGCTGGTAGCGGTTAGCGGCCTTTCAATGGCGCAAACGGATAGCACAACCTCGCTGCGCGAGGCCCGCGAGGCCGCCGAAACGCGTGATCAGCAGCGGCTAATGGGCTTTATAGACGATCAGCAGGCATTAGCGTCTGCGCTGGAGCAGGCGCGTGCTGAGAATGAGGATGCTCAGCAGCAGTACGAAGCGCTACAGGCGCAGCAGGCAGAACAGGCACAGCAGGCCGGTGAGTTAACTGAGCGTCAGTCTGAACAGGGTGAGGCAATGTCCGGTTTGCTGGCGAGTCTTGCTCAGCACAGCGCAGATATTCGCAATGAGTTAGGCGGCGACAGCCTTTTAGCACTCAGTGAAGAGGCGCTGCCGCCGCGCTTAGATAATGTAGAAGTGCTGGAGCGCCATCAGTTAGAAGACGTGGTTGATCGGCTAGCCGCATTGACCGCTAGCACTGGGCGCGCGGAGCGTCTTGAGCTAGCGGTGGCGGATGCCAATGGCGACATAGCGCCTCAAACCGTTGTACGGCTGGGCGATTTTGCTATTTTTAGCGAGAATGAATTGCTCCAGCGCAGCGAAGGAGACGGCGGTTTGGCGGTGTTGCCCCGTACCCCGCGGCAAATTGGTGCGCTTTTGCCCGCTTATTTTCAGGACGAAAGTCGTGTGTTCGCGGTTGATCCAACCCAGGGCAGCGTGCTGGAAGCACTCGCTCAGCAGCCCAGCTTATGGGAGCGTTTTCAGCAAGGCGGCTATGTGGGGTATGTCGTTGTGGCGCTCGGCATTATTGGTCTCGTGGTTGGCTTAGGGCAGTACGCGTATCTGGTGCTGGTGAGCATGCGCGTGCATCGTCAGCGCCAATCGCTAGGCCAGCTGCAAACCAATAATCCGCTAGGGCGTGTACTGCTGCGCTTTGAAGGTATGGATAAGCATCAAACCTCTGAAGCATTGGAGGCACGCTTAGACGAAGCGGTATTGGCCGAACTGCCGAAGCTTGAACGCAGCCAGCCCATGGTTAAGCTGCTGGCGGCTATTGCGCCGTTACTCGGTTTGCTGGGTACCGTCACCGGTATGATTGTGACCTTCCAGGCGATTACCGTCTTTGGTACCGGTGACCCCCAGTTAATGGCAGGTGGGATTAGCCAAGCGCTAGTTACCACCGTGCTGGGTCTCATTACAGCGGTGCCGCTACTCTTTGTGCAGACCGCGCTTGCTGGTCGTAGCCGCTATTTAACGCACGTGATCGAAGGGCAGGCGAGTGCGACATTGGCCGACCACCTTGAGACTCACGCGCCCGCTCATACGGTGACTTAA